In Procambarus clarkii isolate CNS0578487 chromosome 5, FALCON_Pclarkii_2.0, whole genome shotgun sequence, the following are encoded in one genomic region:
- the LOC123764132 gene encoding uncharacterized protein isoform X2: MSVLLEAAAILVVWADAAGGVGSSTCNALFPRDQQSQPVYLPAIMQFEQGAFRSWESQWEVVTAEGEEPLACLEVAGATLLTSVRLAASGCDVVSGWEQTAEYPPFVPGEGQWQNVFSLFVTSSDGSFSVDLNRRPDYAVIQRLVTPTESNDLPQDQVPPTAVGIRRVNMTHGGPKVKFPAVWRHGKCLGVADCYNGWAYLSLQPTDTASLAHMPGEDIIEVKISLSNCFPDYLIGVHRIPAATNSTSWSLAVRYRREGRYHSLTATLDGATTLFSTTVEHHGRDCSGSWFLLGVRGAKIFPNCYSDSVVHPVMLFSRSSASMLNGLYALYALMLLCLML; the protein is encoded by the coding sequence ATGAGTGTGTTGTTGgaggcggcggccatcttggttgTGTGGGCAGACGCTGCCGGCGGCGTGGGAAGCAGCACCTGCAACGCCTTGTTCCCCAGGGACCAGCAGAGCCAACCAGTTTACCTCCCAGCGATTATGCAGTTCGAGCAAGGCGCCTTCCGGAGCTGGGAGAGCCAGTGGGAGGTAGTGACGGCGGAGGGAGAAGAACCGCTGGCCTGCCTGGAGGTCGCTGGAGCTACTTTGTTGACATCCGTCCGGTTGGCTGCATCCGGCTGCGACGTCGTCAGCGGCTGGGAACAGACGGCAGAGTACCCGCCGTTTGTACCGGGAGAAGGACAGTGGCAAAATGTGTTCTCCCTATTTGTCACCTCCTCCGACGGATCCTTCAGCGTTGATCTTAACCGACGACCGGATTACGCCGTCATCCAGAGACTCGTGACACCAACCGAAAGCAACGACTTGCCACAAGACCAAGTTCCACCAACAGCTGTGGGCATCAGGAGAGTCAACATGACGCACGGCGGACCTAAAGTTAAATTTCCCGCCGTGTGGCGTCACGGGAAGTGTCTGGGCGTGGCCGACTGTTACAATGGCTGGGCTTACCTGAGCCTCCAGCCCACAGACACGGCCTCCCTGGCTCACATGCCAGGGGAAGACATCATAGAAGTCAAGATCTCGCTGTCGAACTGCTTCCCAGACTACCTGATTGGCGTCCACCGCATTCCGGCCGCCACTAACAGCACCTCCTGGAGCCTGGCGGTGCGGTACAGGCGGGAAGGTCGCTACCACAGCCTCACAGCCACACTGGACGGCGCCACGACGCTCTTCTCCACCACAGTGGAGCATCATGGCCGCGACTGTTCCGGCAGCTGGTTCCTGCTGGGGGTCAGAGGCGCCAAGATATTCCCAAACTGCTACAGCGACTCTGTCGTCCACCCCGTCATGCTCTTCTCCCGCTCCTCAGCCTCTATGCTCAATGGACTCTATGCTCTGTACGCCCTCATGCTGCTCTGTCTTATGCTCTAA
- the LOC123764132 gene encoding uncharacterized protein isoform X1, with translation MYVVLRGPTYLGLTDIVMSVLLEAAAILVVWADAAGGVGSSTCNALFPRDQQSQPVYLPAIMQFEQGAFRSWESQWEVVTAEGEEPLACLEVAGATLLTSVRLAASGCDVVSGWEQTAEYPPFVPGEGQWQNVFSLFVTSSDGSFSVDLNRRPDYAVIQRLVTPTESNDLPQDQVPPTAVGIRRVNMTHGGPKVKFPAVWRHGKCLGVADCYNGWAYLSLQPTDTASLAHMPGEDIIEVKISLSNCFPDYLIGVHRIPAATNSTSWSLAVRYRREGRYHSLTATLDGATTLFSTTVEHHGRDCSGSWFLLGVRGAKIFPNCYSDSVVHPVMLFSRSSASMLNGLYALYALMLLCLML, from the coding sequence ATATTGTGATGAGTGTGTTGTTGgaggcggcggccatcttggttgTGTGGGCAGACGCTGCCGGCGGCGTGGGAAGCAGCACCTGCAACGCCTTGTTCCCCAGGGACCAGCAGAGCCAACCAGTTTACCTCCCAGCGATTATGCAGTTCGAGCAAGGCGCCTTCCGGAGCTGGGAGAGCCAGTGGGAGGTAGTGACGGCGGAGGGAGAAGAACCGCTGGCCTGCCTGGAGGTCGCTGGAGCTACTTTGTTGACATCCGTCCGGTTGGCTGCATCCGGCTGCGACGTCGTCAGCGGCTGGGAACAGACGGCAGAGTACCCGCCGTTTGTACCGGGAGAAGGACAGTGGCAAAATGTGTTCTCCCTATTTGTCACCTCCTCCGACGGATCCTTCAGCGTTGATCTTAACCGACGACCGGATTACGCCGTCATCCAGAGACTCGTGACACCAACCGAAAGCAACGACTTGCCACAAGACCAAGTTCCACCAACAGCTGTGGGCATCAGGAGAGTCAACATGACGCACGGCGGACCTAAAGTTAAATTTCCCGCCGTGTGGCGTCACGGGAAGTGTCTGGGCGTGGCCGACTGTTACAATGGCTGGGCTTACCTGAGCCTCCAGCCCACAGACACGGCCTCCCTGGCTCACATGCCAGGGGAAGACATCATAGAAGTCAAGATCTCGCTGTCGAACTGCTTCCCAGACTACCTGATTGGCGTCCACCGCATTCCGGCCGCCACTAACAGCACCTCCTGGAGCCTGGCGGTGCGGTACAGGCGGGAAGGTCGCTACCACAGCCTCACAGCCACACTGGACGGCGCCACGACGCTCTTCTCCACCACAGTGGAGCATCATGGCCGCGACTGTTCCGGCAGCTGGTTCCTGCTGGGGGTCAGAGGCGCCAAGATATTCCCAAACTGCTACAGCGACTCTGTCGTCCACCCCGTCATGCTCTTCTCCCGCTCCTCAGCCTCTATGCTCAATGGACTCTATGCTCTGTACGCCCTCATGCTGCTCTGTCTTATGCTCTAA